Part of the Chloroflexota bacterium genome is shown below.
CCCATTGCGCTGGACGTTCCGCTGGTCGAGACGCTGCTCGTGACGGTGCCCAGCCCGGGACACCCCTATGGCGCGCGCGGCGTCGGTGAGGTACCCATCGTGCCGCCGCCGGCCGCCGTCGCCAACGCCATCCACAACGCCATCGGCGTGCGCATGCCGGACCTGCCGATGTCGCCGTGGAAGGTGCAGAAGGCGATTTCGGAAAGCGGCGCGGCCGTCGCCTAGAGCGTCAGCGACATCCCGCCGTCGACGACGATGACTTGGCCGCGGATCATCGCGGCTGCGTCACTGCACAGGAAGGCGACGGCCTTCGCGAGGTCTTCCGCCGTCAGCAACTCGCCGCCCGGTGTCTTGGACCGTGCGCTGGCCAGCATCTCCTCGCGATTGGGGAAGTGCTGGAGGGCATCTGTCTGCACGTAGCCGCCGGAGACGGCGTTTACCGTGATGCCCAGAGGCGCCAGTTCGACGGCCATGTAGCGCGTCACGGCTTCCAGCCCCGCCTTCGACACGCCGACTGAGAGGTAGTTCGGGAAGACGCGACCCGCGCCCAAGCTGCTGATGTTCACTACTCGCCCGCCCTCGCGCATCAGCGGGACGGCTTCCTTTGTGCACAGCCACGGCGCTTTGGTGTTGATGTTCAATGTCCAGTCCCAGTGCTTCTCCTCAAGCTCCAGCCCCGGCCGGTTCACCCCCGATGCGGCGTTGTTGACGAGGATGTCCAGCCGTCCAAACCGATCGCGCACTGCGTCCATCAGCTTGCGCACCTGCGCCGGCTCGGCCAGGTGCGCCGCCACGCGGATGCACCGTACGCCGAGCCCCTCAATCTCCTCCTGCGCGGCG
Proteins encoded:
- the fabL gene encoding enoyl-[acyl-carrier-protein] reductase FabL, which gives rise to MTSPERKKPFAGRVALVTGASRGIGRVIARELATLGADIVVNYFRNHAEARAAQEEIEGLGVRCIRVAAHLAEPAQVRKLMDAVRDRFGRLDILVNNAASGVNRPGLELEEKHWDWTLNINTKAPWLCTKEAVPLMREGGRVVNISSLGAGRVFPNYLSVGVSKAGLEAVTRYMAVELAPLGITVNAVSGGYVQTDALQHFPNREEMLASARSKTPGGELLTAEDLAKAVAFLCSDAAAMIRGQVIVVDGGMSLTL